In Streptomyces capitiformicae, one genomic interval encodes:
- a CDS encoding carbon-nitrogen hydrolase family protein, whose protein sequence is MRIALLQSSGRPGSVAENLKVLDEAAGRAAAAGAGLLVAPEMFLTGYAIGDDIGRLAEPADGDSADAIAETAGRHGLAIAYGYPERAGEAVFNSVQLISADGTRLAGYRKTHLFGCFERDHFTPGEQPVVQAELGGLRVGIMICYDVEFPENVRAHALAGTDLLIVPTAQMHPFQFVAESMIPVRAFENQLYVAYVNRVGQEGEFDFVGLSTLAGPDGVARTRAGRGEDLVLADVDPAFLAASRATNPYLQDRRPGLYGALV, encoded by the coding sequence ATGCGCATCGCCCTGCTCCAGAGCTCCGGCCGCCCCGGCTCGGTCGCCGAGAACCTCAAGGTGCTCGACGAGGCCGCGGGCCGTGCCGCGGCCGCGGGGGCCGGGCTGTTGGTCGCGCCGGAGATGTTCCTGACCGGGTACGCGATCGGCGACGACATCGGGCGGCTCGCCGAGCCCGCCGACGGGGACTCGGCCGACGCGATCGCCGAGACCGCCGGACGGCACGGGCTCGCCATCGCGTACGGCTACCCCGAGCGCGCCGGCGAGGCGGTCTTCAACTCGGTGCAGCTCATCTCGGCCGACGGCACCCGTCTCGCCGGTTACCGCAAGACCCACCTCTTCGGCTGCTTCGAGCGCGACCACTTCACCCCGGGCGAGCAGCCCGTCGTCCAGGCCGAACTGGGCGGCCTCCGCGTCGGGATCATGATCTGCTACGACGTCGAGTTCCCGGAGAACGTCCGCGCCCACGCCCTCGCCGGCACCGACCTGCTGATCGTGCCCACGGCCCAGATGCACCCGTTCCAGTTCGTCGCCGAGTCGATGATCCCGGTGCGCGCCTTCGAGAACCAGCTGTACGTCGCCTACGTCAACCGGGTCGGCCAGGAAGGGGAGTTCGACTTCGTCGGGCTCTCCACGCTCGCCGGTCCCGACGGGGTCGCGCGTACCCGCGCCGGACGGGGCGAGGACCTCGTCCTCGCCGACGTCGACCCCGCCTTCCTCGCGGCCTCGCGCGCGACGAACCCCTATCTGCAGGACCGTCGCCCCGGCCTCTACGGGGCCCTCGTCTGA
- a CDS encoding DUF5995 family protein — translation MAQLEHFTNSVDSVDTVVSRMRALDAALPERDGLAVFNRVYLTVTEAIDRRLDAGLFPDAEAAIVLDVRFAERYLRVAEGGCPPACWRPLLQFRRHPGVRPLQFALAGINAHIGHDLALAVVDTCRTLGCEPVDLEDEFDHVGDVLVSLEERIREELMPGPDLLQIADPLTHLLGSWSLERAREASWSAARALWALRGLPELAEEFGDRLDAAVGLAGRMLLTPLPS, via the coding sequence ATGGCGCAGTTGGAACATTTCACCAATTCCGTGGACTCAGTGGACACAGTCGTCTCCCGTATGCGCGCCCTTGACGCCGCCCTGCCCGAGCGGGACGGGCTCGCGGTCTTCAACCGCGTCTACCTCACCGTCACGGAGGCCATCGACCGACGTCTGGACGCGGGCCTGTTCCCGGACGCCGAGGCCGCGATCGTGCTCGACGTGCGCTTCGCCGAGCGGTATCTGAGGGTCGCGGAGGGCGGGTGCCCGCCCGCGTGCTGGCGCCCGCTGCTGCAGTTCCGGCGCCATCCGGGGGTACGGCCGCTGCAGTTCGCCCTGGCGGGCATCAATGCGCATATCGGGCACGATCTCGCGCTGGCCGTCGTGGACACCTGTCGTACGCTCGGCTGCGAACCCGTCGATCTGGAGGACGAGTTCGATCATGTGGGCGATGTCCTCGTCTCGCTGGAGGAGCGCATCCGCGAGGAGTTGATGCCGGGCCCCGATCTGCTCCAGATCGCCGATCCGCTCACCCATCTGCTCGGCTCATGGAGCCTTGAACGGGCCCGTGAGGCGAGCTGGTCGGCCGCCCGGGCACTGTGGGCGCTGCGTGGACTCCCCGAACTCGCCGAGGAGTTCGGCGACCGGCTGGACGCGGCCGTGGGTCTGGCGGGACGGATGCTGCTGACGCCACTGCCGAGCTGA
- a CDS encoding sugar-binding transcriptional regulator, which translates to MKSSEEMAVSGMSAGRSAMRMGPAELVQAAAMARRFYLEGKSKIQIAEEFGVSRFKVARVLETALERDLVRIEIRVPAELDAERSDALRARYGLRHAVVVESPAEAEESPDPENLGEVAADLLGELVNEGDVLGLAWGRSTIHMAAALDRLPPCTVVQLTGVYDAGTAERGSVEAVRRAAQVSGGDAHPIYAPMLLPDAATAAALRNQTGIARAFEYFDKVTVACVSIGSWEPGISTVHDMLSDEERGHYASLGVAAEMSAHLFDADGRRIGRDLGERCITVKADQLRRIPEVVAIAGGQRKGTAIDAVLRSGLVTSLVTDTSAADYLLTAGQAPRPALNRADPDGP; encoded by the coding sequence GTGAAGAGCAGTGAGGAGATGGCCGTGTCGGGTATGTCGGCGGGCCGGTCAGCCATGCGGATGGGACCCGCTGAGCTGGTTCAGGCGGCAGCCATGGCGCGCCGCTTCTACCTCGAGGGCAAGTCCAAGATCCAGATCGCCGAGGAGTTCGGCGTGAGCCGCTTCAAGGTGGCCCGTGTCCTGGAGACCGCCCTCGAACGGGATCTCGTACGCATCGAGATCCGCGTCCCCGCCGAGCTGGACGCCGAGCGCTCCGACGCCCTGCGCGCCCGCTACGGCCTCAGGCACGCCGTGGTCGTCGAATCCCCGGCCGAGGCCGAGGAGTCACCCGACCCCGAGAACCTCGGCGAGGTCGCCGCGGACCTGCTCGGCGAACTCGTCAACGAGGGTGATGTCCTGGGCCTCGCCTGGGGACGCTCCACCATCCACATGGCGGCCGCCCTGGACCGGCTGCCGCCCTGCACGGTGGTGCAGCTGACGGGCGTGTACGACGCCGGGACCGCCGAGCGCGGCTCGGTGGAGGCGGTACGGCGGGCCGCGCAGGTGTCGGGGGGCGACGCTCACCCCATCTACGCGCCGATGCTGCTGCCGGACGCGGCCACCGCGGCCGCGCTGCGCAACCAGACCGGGATCGCCCGAGCCTTCGAGTACTTCGACAAGGTCACGGTCGCCTGCGTCTCCATCGGCTCCTGGGAGCCCGGCATCTCCACGGTGCACGACATGCTCAGCGACGAGGAGCGGGGCCACTACGCCTCTCTCGGTGTCGCCGCCGAGATGTCCGCACACCTCTTCGACGCCGACGGCCGCAGGATCGGGCGCGACCTCGGTGAGCGGTGCATCACGGTCAAGGCCGACCAGCTTCGCAGGATCCCTGAGGTCGTCGCGATCGCCGGCGGACAGCGCAAGGGCACCGCCATCGACGCGGTACTGCGCTCGGGCCTGGTCACCAGCCTCGTCACCGACACCTCGGCGGCGGACTACCTGCTGACGGCCGGTCAGGCCCCGCGCCCCGCGCTCAACCGGGCCGATCCGGACGGGCCCTGA
- a CDS encoding flavin monoamine oxidase family protein, with protein sequence MTSTVPNAIEHADEQQPPITMFGPDFPYAYDDFLAHPAGLGQIPATEHGTEVAVVGGGLSGIVAAYELMKMGLKPVVYEAGRIGGRLRTVGFEGPDTEGLTAEMGAMRFPPSSTALQHYIDLVGLETRPFPNPLSEATPSTVVDLKGESHYAETIADLPQVYRDVAAAWNACLEEGADFSDMNRAMRERDVPRIREIWSRLVEKLDNQTFYGFLCDSEAFRSFRHREIFGQVGFGTGGWDTDFPNSILEILRVVYTEADDHHRGIVGGSQQLPLRLWEREPEKIVHWAHGTSLAKLHENGEPRPAVTRLHRTAGNRITVTDANGDIRTYAAAVFTAQSWMLLSKIACDDSLFPIDHWTAIERTHYMESSKLFVPVDRPFWLDKDERTGRDVMSMTLTDRMTRGTYLLDDGPDRPAVICLSYTWCDDSLKWLPLSSNERMEVMLKSLGEIYPKVDIRGHIIGNPVTVSWENEPYFMGAFKANLPGHYRYQRRLFTHFMQDRLPEDKRGIFLAGDDISWTAGWAEGAVQTALNAVWGVMHHFGGATDATNPGPGDVYDAIAPIELPED encoded by the coding sequence ATGACGTCCACCGTGCCCAACGCCATCGAGCACGCAGACGAGCAGCAGCCGCCGATCACCATGTTCGGCCCGGACTTCCCGTACGCGTACGACGATTTCCTCGCCCACCCGGCGGGCCTCGGCCAGATACCGGCGACCGAGCACGGCACCGAGGTCGCGGTCGTCGGCGGCGGACTCTCCGGCATCGTGGCGGCGTACGAACTGATGAAGATGGGGCTCAAGCCGGTCGTGTACGAGGCCGGCCGGATCGGCGGGCGGCTGCGGACAGTGGGCTTCGAGGGCCCCGACACCGAGGGCCTCACCGCCGAGATGGGCGCGATGCGCTTCCCGCCGTCCTCCACGGCGCTCCAGCACTACATCGACCTGGTGGGCTTGGAGACCCGGCCCTTCCCCAACCCCCTGTCGGAGGCGACGCCCTCGACCGTCGTCGACCTCAAGGGCGAGTCGCACTACGCCGAGACGATCGCGGATCTGCCGCAGGTCTACCGTGACGTCGCCGCCGCCTGGAACGCCTGCCTCGAAGAGGGCGCCGACTTCTCCGACATGAACCGGGCCATGCGCGAGCGTGACGTCCCGCGCATCCGCGAGATCTGGTCGAGGCTCGTCGAGAAACTCGACAACCAGACCTTCTACGGCTTCCTCTGCGACTCCGAGGCCTTCAGGTCCTTCCGCCACCGCGAGATCTTCGGTCAGGTCGGCTTCGGCACGGGCGGCTGGGACACCGACTTCCCGAACTCCATCCTGGAGATCCTGCGGGTCGTCTACACCGAGGCCGACGACCACCACCGCGGCATCGTCGGCGGCAGCCAGCAGCTCCCGCTCCGGCTCTGGGAGCGCGAGCCGGAGAAGATCGTCCACTGGGCGCACGGGACCTCGCTCGCGAAGCTGCACGAGAACGGCGAGCCCCGCCCGGCGGTGACCCGGCTGCACCGCACCGCGGGCAACCGGATCACCGTGACCGACGCGAACGGCGACATCCGTACGTACGCGGCGGCCGTCTTCACCGCCCAGTCCTGGATGCTGCTGTCGAAGATCGCCTGCGACGACTCGCTCTTCCCGATCGACCACTGGACCGCCATCGAGCGCACTCACTACATGGAGTCCAGCAAGCTCTTCGTGCCCGTCGACCGGCCCTTCTGGCTCGACAAGGACGAGCGGACCGGCCGGGACGTCATGTCGATGACGCTCACCGACCGTATGACGCGCGGGACTTATCTCCTCGACGACGGACCGGACAGGCCCGCCGTCATCTGCCTCTCCTACACCTGGTGCGACGACAGTCTGAAGTGGCTGCCGCTGTCCTCGAACGAGCGGATGGAGGTCATGCTGAAGTCACTCGGCGAGATCTACCCCAAGGTCGACATCCGGGGGCACATCATCGGCAACCCGGTGACCGTGTCCTGGGAGAACGAGCCCTACTTCATGGGCGCGTTCAAGGCCAACCTTCCCGGCCACTACCGCTACCAGCGGCGCCTGTTCACCCACTTCATGCAGGACCGGCTGCCCGAGGACAAGCGGGGCATCTTCCTCGCCGGCGACGACATCTCCTGGACGGCCGGCTGGGCCGAGGGCGCCGTCCAGACCGCCCTCAACGCGGTCTGGGGCGTCATGCACCACTTCGGCGGAGCGACCGACGCGACCAACCCCGGCCCCGGCGACGTCTACGACGCGATCGCGCCCATCGAACTCCCGGAGGACTGA
- a CDS encoding GuaB1 family IMP dehydrogenase-related protein, with amino-acid sequence MRFLNDIQPAYDLTYDDVFMVPSRSAVGSRQGVDLASPDGTGTTIPLVVANMTAIAGRRMAETVARRGGLVVIPQDIPIEVVTEVISWVKSRHLVLDTPIVLNPHQTVADALSLLPKRAHNAGVVVDEELRPVGVVTDRDLTGVDRFTQLEVVMSKDLLLLDADIDPREAFNRLDHANRRYAPAVDKDGRLAGILTRKGALRATLYTPAVDANGKLRIAAAVGINGDFAGKAEQLLDAGVDTLVIDTAHGHQESMINAIKLVRDLGPQVPIAAGNIVAAEGVRDLVEAGADIVKVGVGPGAMCTTRMMTGVGRPQFSAVLECAAEAKKYGKHVWADGGVRHPRDVAMALAAGASNVMIGSWFAGTYESPGDLQQDASGRLYKESFGMASARAVRNRTSEESAYDRARKALFEEGISTSRMFLDPARPGVEDLIDSVIAGVRSSCTYAGAGSLEEFAERAVVGIQSAAGYAEGKPLHASWS; translated from the coding sequence GTGCGTTTCCTCAATGACATCCAGCCCGCGTACGACCTGACGTACGACGACGTCTTCATGGTCCCGAGCCGTAGCGCGGTCGGATCGCGGCAGGGCGTCGACCTGGCCTCCCCGGACGGCACGGGCACCACCATCCCGCTCGTCGTCGCCAACATGACCGCCATCGCCGGCCGCCGTATGGCGGAGACGGTCGCCCGGCGCGGTGGCCTCGTGGTCATCCCGCAGGACATCCCGATCGAGGTCGTCACCGAGGTCATCTCCTGGGTGAAGAGCCGCCACCTCGTCCTCGACACCCCGATCGTGCTGAACCCGCACCAGACGGTCGCCGACGCGTTGTCCCTGCTGCCGAAGCGGGCGCACAACGCGGGCGTCGTCGTCGACGAGGAGCTCCGGCCGGTCGGTGTCGTCACGGACCGGGACCTCACGGGTGTCGACCGCTTCACCCAGCTCGAAGTGGTCATGTCCAAGGACCTGTTGCTCCTCGACGCGGACATCGACCCCCGCGAGGCCTTCAACCGCCTCGACCACGCGAACCGTCGCTACGCGCCCGCGGTCGACAAGGACGGCCGCCTCGCCGGCATCCTCACCCGCAAGGGCGCCCTGCGCGCCACGCTCTACACCCCGGCCGTCGACGCGAACGGCAAGCTGCGCATCGCCGCCGCCGTCGGCATCAACGGCGACTTCGCGGGCAAGGCCGAGCAACTGCTCGACGCGGGCGTCGACACGCTCGTCATCGACACCGCGCACGGTCACCAGGAGTCGATGATCAACGCGATCAAGCTGGTGCGCGACCTCGGTCCCCAGGTGCCGATCGCCGCGGGCAACATCGTCGCCGCGGAGGGTGTGCGCGACCTCGTCGAGGCGGGCGCCGACATCGTCAAGGTCGGGGTCGGACCCGGTGCCATGTGCACGACCCGGATGATGACCGGGGTCGGGCGGCCGCAGTTCTCGGCGGTGCTGGAGTGTGCGGCCGAGGCGAAGAAGTACGGCAAGCATGTGTGGGCCGATGGTGGCGTGCGGCACCCGCGTGATGTCGCCATGGCGCTGGCCGCGGGTGCGTCGAACGTCATGATCGGGTCGTGGTTCGCCGGGACGTACGAGTCGCCGGGGGACCTTCAGCAGGACGCCAGTGGGCGGCTGTACAAGGAATCGTTCGGGATGGCGTCGGCGCGGGCGGTTCGTAACCGCACGAGCGAGGAGTCCGCGTACGACCGGGCGCGCAAGGCGCTGTTCGAGGAGGGCATCTCCACGTCGCGGATGTTCCTGGATCCGGCTCGGCCGGGGGTCGAGGATCTGATCGACTCGGTGATCGCGGGGGTTCGGTCGTCCTGCACGTATGCGGGCGCCGGGTCTCTCGAGGAGTTCGCGGAGCGGGCCGTGGTGGGGATTCAGAGTGCGGCGGGGTATGCGGAGGGTAAGCCTCTGCACGCCAGCTGGAGTTAG
- the rpe gene encoding ribulose-phosphate 3-epimerase, which yields MAAQINPSILSADFARLADEAKAVEGADWLHVDVMDNHFVPNLTLGVPVVESLARATETPLDCHLMIEAPDRWAPQYVEAGAGSVTFHVEAAAAPVRLAREIRAKGARASMALRPATPIEPFEDLLPELDMVLIMTVEPGFGGQAFLDIMLPKIRRTRELISKHGLDLWLQVDGGVSTSTIERCAEAGADVFVAGSAVYGADDPAEAVRALRAQADATTATAAWACGH from the coding sequence ATGGCCGCGCAGATCAACCCAAGCATCCTGTCCGCCGACTTCGCCCGTCTCGCCGACGAGGCGAAGGCGGTCGAAGGGGCCGACTGGCTCCATGTAGACGTGATGGACAACCATTTCGTCCCGAACCTCACGCTCGGTGTGCCGGTCGTGGAGTCCCTGGCCCGTGCGACCGAAACGCCGCTGGACTGCCATCTGATGATCGAGGCCCCCGATCGGTGGGCGCCCCAGTACGTGGAGGCGGGTGCCGGTTCCGTCACCTTCCATGTCGAGGCGGCCGCCGCACCGGTGCGGCTCGCCCGCGAGATCCGGGCCAAGGGAGCCAGGGCCTCCATGGCGCTCAGGCCGGCGACGCCGATCGAGCCGTTCGAGGACCTGCTGCCCGAGCTCGACATGGTGCTGATCATGACGGTCGAGCCGGGCTTCGGAGGCCAGGCCTTCCTCGACATCATGCTGCCCAAGATCCGCCGGACCCGCGAGTTGATCAGCAAGCACGGCCTCGACCTGTGGCTCCAGGTCGACGGAGGTGTCTCCACCTCCACCATCGAGCGCTGCGCCGAGGCGGGCGCCGACGTCTTCGTCGCCGGTTCCGCGGTGTACGGGGCCGACGACCCGGCCGAGGCGGTCCGCGCACTGCGTGCCCAGGCGGATGCCACGACGGCCACCGCCGCCTGGGCCTGCGGACACTGA
- a CDS encoding TIGR03619 family F420-dependent LLM class oxidoreductase, producing the protein MALRLGLALPQMRQYDIGKDVPDVARTAESIGYDSLWVFERALFPERPSQGLYGLEGLPWPDQYRHVAEPLVTLTLAAAATRRARLGTSLIAPLHVPFQLAKSLASLDAASGGRVVAGLGTGWSYDEYAAAAVRPFEERGQVLEELIEVCRAVWGPDPVSYDGRLTKIASAVVGPKPARPIPILLPAGTRRAQRRLVDHADGWLPVGLGVEELATQWRQLRDLAAERRRIRPLRSVLRINVAYQTKAYEGTDRQPFQGNADQLAEDLAAHAEIGLDEIFLDLQGDLRDAEELKDVAAEVYESARAAGV; encoded by the coding sequence ATGGCGTTACGACTCGGGCTCGCCCTTCCCCAGATGCGGCAGTACGACATCGGAAAGGACGTGCCCGACGTGGCGCGGACGGCCGAATCCATCGGCTACGACAGTCTGTGGGTCTTCGAACGGGCCCTGTTTCCCGAACGGCCCTCGCAGGGCCTGTACGGCCTGGAGGGCCTGCCCTGGCCGGACCAGTACCGGCATGTGGCCGAGCCGCTGGTCACCCTCACCCTGGCCGCGGCGGCCACCCGGCGGGCACGGCTGGGCACGAGCCTCATCGCCCCGCTGCACGTGCCCTTCCAGCTCGCCAAGTCCCTCGCCTCGCTGGACGCGGCGAGCGGCGGCCGGGTGGTCGCGGGCCTCGGTACCGGCTGGTCGTACGACGAGTACGCGGCGGCGGCCGTCCGCCCCTTCGAGGAGCGCGGCCAGGTGCTGGAGGAGCTGATCGAGGTCTGCCGGGCCGTCTGGGGCCCCGATCCGGTGTCGTACGACGGCAGGCTCACGAAGATCGCCTCCGCCGTGGTCGGCCCCAAGCCCGCCCGGCCGATACCCATACTGCTCCCCGCCGGCACCAGACGAGCGCAGCGCAGACTCGTCGACCACGCCGACGGCTGGCTGCCGGTCGGCCTGGGTGTCGAGGAACTGGCCACCCAGTGGCGCCAGTTGCGCGACCTGGCCGCCGAGCGCCGCCGTATCCGACCGCTCCGCTCGGTGCTGCGCATCAACGTGGCGTACCAGACCAAGGCCTACGAGGGCACCGACCGCCAGCCGTTCCAGGGCAACGCCGACCAACTCGCCGAGGACCTGGCGGCGCACGCCGAGATCGGCCTCGACGAGATCTTCCTCGACCTCCAGGGCGACCTGCGCGACGCCGAGGAACTCAAGGACGTGGCCGCGGAGGTGTACGAGTCGGCACGCGCGGCCGGGGTCTGA
- a CDS encoding MFS transporter — protein MTLSPARLSGAENTGTSGVRRLTVTLYGYAFLDDFVLLYPVYALLFSDAGLSIWEISSLFALWSITGILLEVPSGAWADAVSRRMLLWLGPLLTGVGFALWVIVPSYWAFALGFVLWGVRGALGSGALEALVYDELDRLGAADRYARVIGRAQAAGMVAVMAAMGLAGPVLDLGGYPAVGAASVLVSVLTSVVATRFPEHREAVSPGGDPVSTLATLRTGLSEARRDRSVRGALLLVPAVGAVWGALDEYTPLLVRDTSVAVQTVPYLLLLIWVGPTIGSLLTGVGERLGTTGLAGVLTGSAVALSVGALMGTPAGIGLVAVAFGGFQLVNVLADARLQSRIEGARRATLTSVASMGTELATVAVFAAYATIGRSHAHSTAFAVLAVPYLVTALVLRAVSGRRA, from the coding sequence ATGACACTCTCACCTGCGCGTTTGTCCGGCGCCGAGAACACCGGGACCAGCGGTGTCCGGCGGCTGACGGTCACGCTGTACGGTTACGCGTTCCTCGACGACTTCGTGCTGCTCTACCCGGTGTACGCGCTGCTGTTCAGCGACGCCGGTCTGTCGATCTGGGAGATCTCCTCCCTGTTCGCCCTGTGGTCGATCACGGGGATTCTGCTGGAGGTTCCCTCCGGTGCCTGGGCCGACGCCGTGTCCCGGCGGATGTTGCTCTGGCTGGGGCCATTGCTCACCGGCGTCGGCTTCGCGCTCTGGGTGATCGTGCCGTCGTACTGGGCCTTCGCTCTCGGCTTCGTGCTCTGGGGAGTGCGTGGAGCGCTCGGTTCCGGTGCGTTGGAGGCACTGGTGTACGACGAGCTGGACCGGCTCGGCGCGGCCGATCGGTACGCGCGTGTCATCGGTCGGGCCCAGGCGGCCGGGATGGTCGCCGTGATGGCGGCGATGGGACTGGCCGGCCCGGTGCTCGACCTCGGCGGCTATCCGGCCGTGGGCGCGGCGAGCGTGCTGGTCTCTGTGCTGACCTCGGTGGTCGCCACCAGGTTCCCCGAGCACAGGGAAGCGGTGTCGCCCGGCGGCGACCCGGTCTCCACCCTCGCCACCCTGCGGACCGGGCTCTCCGAAGCCCGCCGGGATCGTTCCGTACGCGGGGCCCTGCTGCTCGTTCCGGCCGTCGGGGCGGTCTGGGGTGCCCTCGACGAGTACACGCCTCTGCTGGTCCGGGACACCTCAGTGGCCGTGCAGACGGTTCCGTATCTGCTTCTGCTGATCTGGGTCGGCCCCACGATCGGGAGCCTCCTGACCGGCGTGGGTGAGCGGCTCGGCACGACCGGGCTCGCGGGGGTGCTCACGGGCTCGGCGGTCGCGTTGTCGGTGGGCGCGTTGATGGGCACACCGGCGGGCATCGGTCTCGTGGCCGTCGCCTTCGGCGGTTTCCAACTGGTCAACGTCCTGGCCGACGCCCGGCTGCAGAGCCGTATCGAGGGCGCCCGCCGGGCCACCCTCACCTCGGTGGCGAGCATGGGCACCGAGCTCGCCACGGTCGCGGTGTTCGCCGCGTACGCCACGATCGGCCGGTCCCACGCGCACAGCACCGCCTTCGCCGTGCTCGCGGTGCCCTATCTGGTGACGGCGCTGGTGTTGCGGGCCGTCTCCGGAAGACGGGCCTGA
- a CDS encoding Lrp/AsnC family transcriptional regulator: MLNELDERIVHALAEDARRSFSDIGQLVGLSAPAVKRRVDRLRASGAIRGFTVRVDPVALGWETEGFVEIYCRRNTSPETIQRGLERYQEVVAASTVTGEADAVVQVFASDMRHFERVLERIAGEPFVERTKSVLVLSPLLRRFSSGSPA, encoded by the coding sequence GTGCTGAACGAGCTCGACGAACGCATCGTGCACGCCCTCGCCGAGGACGCCCGCCGCTCTTTCTCCGACATCGGCCAACTCGTCGGCCTGTCCGCGCCGGCGGTGAAGCGCCGCGTGGACCGGCTGCGGGCGTCCGGGGCCATCAGGGGATTCACCGTTCGTGTGGACCCCGTCGCGCTCGGGTGGGAGACCGAGGGGTTCGTCGAGATCTACTGCCGGCGGAACACGTCGCCGGAGACCATTCAGCGGGGGCTGGAGCGGTATCAGGAGGTTGTCGCCGCGTCGACCGTCACCGGGGAGGCCGACGCGGTGGTGCAGGTTTTCGCCTCCGACATGCGGCACTTCGAGCGGGTGCTCGAGCGGATCGCCGGGGAGCCGTTCGTCGAGCGGACGAAGTCGGTTCTTGTGCTGTCGCCTTTGCTGCGGCGGTTTTCTTCTGGATCGCCCGCGTGA
- a CDS encoding barstar family protein — protein sequence MSDGTLAEVLGEGGWVHIELDLSGVVAKPGFMDRCARALTLPDYFGRNWDALADCLTDLSWAPPVRGRLVVITGWQEFARSVPHDWGMAQDVFAEAVDHWRGTETEFQVVLALGGSS from the coding sequence ATGAGCGACGGCACGCTCGCCGAGGTACTGGGCGAGGGCGGCTGGGTCCACATCGAGCTGGATCTGAGCGGAGTTGTGGCCAAGCCCGGTTTCATGGACCGCTGCGCCCGTGCCCTGACCCTGCCCGACTACTTCGGCCGCAACTGGGACGCCCTCGCCGACTGCCTCACCGACCTGTCCTGGGCGCCGCCCGTGCGGGGACGGCTGGTCGTGATCACCGGCTGGCAGGAGTTCGCGCGGTCGGTGCCGCACGACTGGGGCATGGCACAGGACGTGTTCGCGGAGGCCGTCGACCATTGGCGCGGCACCGAGACGGAGTTCCAGGTGGTGCTCGCACTCGGAGGATCCTCCTAG